The sequence TGTCAAAACGGTCAAGAACTGGTCAGACCGACTATGAATCGACGGTTCAACaatttttcgatttttgtttagaaaaattgattttcttattttaaaattttaaatttaatattggttatatataaacattattatttgaaatttggatttcgttaaaaatattatttaagtaGTAGAGTTTATTAAATCTATTGTTTTTGTTTGAAAAATtgattttcttattttaaaatcttaaaaatcttatatttgtttaaatatatatatagtttttaaaCTTTCgtaaacatattttattatctatttatataaatcttttatgttttaaaattaaaaatatattattcattaaTAGTATTCCGGTTCGACTGTCCGGTTAAACCAATCCGACTAATTAAGCCGTTTTTTTAATTAAGTAGACCGATTTGATCACGTGTCCGATTATAAAAACATTGGTTCTTTGTACAATTATGAAAGAAACGAAATGTCACTGTCATAttactaaattaaatacatACAAACTACGATGTACCGATATCTTTAAATAATCAGGTATCATATTTTATTGGGCTAAATTAAATACATGCAAACTACATGTACTGATATCCTTACATTTTTTGTAATACAACTAGCACattttgcattttaaattgATCAATTAATGGAATTATGtcactaatttaaattttattccaaCTTTACTCATTTTATATCAGAGTAGTGACTTGACATTGAAGATCTAATCAAAGTCCGAtgtctttttgatatttttcaatattatgtCATTATTATTCGATATCATGTCAACAATATGTTgaaagaatattaaaattgataacaaAAAGTGTaaatagtaggtctcttgtgagacggtctcacgaatctttatctgtgagacgggtcaaccctaccgatattcacaataaaaagtaatattcttaacataaaaagtaataatttttcatggatgaccaaataagagatccgtctaacaaaatacgatctgtgagaccgtctcacacaagtttttgctaaaATTTTTTCCTAATTACTACTTTGTATTAGCTTGTGTTTCAGCCCAACTATTGAATGAAATCTTCTTGAGGGACCAGCGCTAGAAGAAAGCCCATGTTGTTTGGGCCCAAGATGAATAGTTTGTCGTTCTTTGGGCCGACCAAAGCGATTAAGCAAATAAAAAAtccacaattaaaaaaaaaggaaagaaggaaCCAGATGCTACTGTGGGATTTGATAATTAAATCGCAGTAATTGCTCTGAAAATTTCCTTTCTTCCACTGACAGTCTATGGTTTCGGGTCGTTTGATTAGATTTCCCctcaaacaaaattaaatctgTCACTGTAACGAGTAGATTGCAGATTAATTGCCTTAGGAATTGTGTATCATATCGATGATTAGACGAGGAGTGGGAAAATTATGAGTGATTTGAAAAGGTGGAGATGAGTCGAGATATCTCAGTGCTGTTTCAACCGCGGTGTCTCTTGATCTTCGTGGCGGCTTTTGTGCTGATCTGTTTTGTTTCCTCCTTCTCTCGAGTGGTATATTTTCCTTCTTTGGTGTTTACGTTTCGGTAAAAGTTAGATGTATTTTTATTGGGTAGTTGGATTGAATTGGTAATTGTGTGCTTACATGGATCTGATGGGGATTTAAGGTTCTTGTGATGGTGCGGTTGATGGGTTTTGATTTGCTTCTGGTGTACTTGACTGATTAGTGAGTGTGAAAATACGATAGTCTGTTGCGGTTAAGGGGCTTCTGTTGTAATTTGGCGATTGCTTTTATgtgaaaaaacaaaattttgaaaaactgaTACCGAACTGATGAAATACACGAAGGTATTAGAGCTGAGTGCTGATGATATTTGCAGCAAAAAATGTGATCCATGTATAATAAGTGGACATTCGATTTTTTGGGTGGTTAAACCACGTTCAAGTGGTAATATTTAACCGTGGAGTGAGTTTAGTAGTGAGTAGTTGGGGTTTGTTCAGCAATATCTTTGCATGTTTGGAAAGATGAGTTCTTTAGAGTGTATGCTTTATGTCTAGTTCCGTAGTTCTTACCTTTAGGTGTGTCATAGTGATTGCATATGGTCAAAGTATACGAAACTTCTTTGCACTAGAAGTTGTTTATCTTCTTTGACTAGGAATTACGGTTATGCCTCGCAATTCTGATATGAAGAATGGACTTGAGAGCAAATTTTCATTTACTCAACTGTTGGTTTTAGAGTTCAACTTAACATGAACAATTTGTTCAATCTTTGTTTTTTGTATTCTAGTCAGCATTGGATTCCCATTTCAAATCAGAGTTCATGTAGTCCTCCTTGGACAAATAGGAGGCATAGCTACCAGGTTGCACACAAGGTTGCAGAAAATATAATGTTCAATGAGTAAAACAGTAATTATAGGCATCGTTAAGTACTCCTTTTGCACATGCTAATTTTCCATTCATTTTTCTAAATAACTATCGGTTATTTTTTAAGCAATATTTGTCTAAATATGTATCTAAGAGATCTAAGTGCATGCATATGGATTCATTTAGTATATTTCATTACAAATTTCAGTATCTCACTAAGATACCTTGAAGCCATGTTGGAGGCTGGTTTACGTTTTTCTAGTTTAATTATAAGGAAGAACTACATGCCTTATAATATATGGTGTGAGGTTGGCTAAAAGATTGTTATTTTTAAGGTCGTGtagttatatttttatgtatattttcaaAAGATTTGATAGTTCATTGCTGGTACAACAATACCTTTTTTCACACAAAATCATCCCAAAAAGTCATGAAAGAAATAGTTTTTTCCTTTATACCTTTCTTAGATTTATTTGGATGCTTTCTCATCTTGATTCCTTTATTTTCTAACTCATATACATTTTCCTTTCTCTTGATTggctttttctaaaaaaaaaaacgtctcatgttttttttgtttttttttacttttcagGAGGAAGATAAGGTAGAAGAAATCTATGAAACCACTCACAGAGTATTTTTGGATGTTGACATAGATAAGCAGCGAATAGGTAAAAGCCATCATATTCTACCAGTTgctttatattaaaaatatcgtCATATCAATCCGGTACGTGATGATCTAAGCGTAACCTTAAATAAAGTGTCAGGTGGTgaaattttggtaaaaaaagAGGTGGCTGATTGACAATTTGCAATGGGATGATCAAGTGTAATAGGCCAATCCGCAATATAATGGGTGCCAATTCAAAATGCATTATCGCAAAGACTAATGTTTAAATGCTACAAATTTACCTAAACCCTAAGACAAAAAAATAAACTGGGAgggttgattttttttaattaattcatccaAAAAATCTGAGAATGTGAACTctaaatataatgaaaaagaattttacataatttttgaTTGGGGAATTTTGGTTATGTAACCATGGTCAACTTCTCAATTTGAAAAATGACCTTCTAGTGTATTTCAATACACTTGGGGAGggtctttttaaaaaaaaggtttgACCGGGtctaaataacaaaatatcccTTGTTTATATGAATGAGAAAACTAGGATCAGCAAGCAACAAATGTACTTGCCTATTCATGAATGCCGTACTATCCAAACAATCAAAACAAAGGTACATAGCTCAACTTTTGGTGAAAATTTCTTAAGTATTTGTGTATTACACTATATGTAGGACTTATAAATCTATTTTTATCCAACAGTCTATGAAATTTCcattagaatttaatttatttaaaagattaacagtttgcaaaattcagtttACCCCAAAAGCTGCACAAAGAAATTGAATTCTATTTACACTTGATTGAAGgtgatttaatatttttgtagtAATTCTTAGTCTATGTCCTTTCAGTCGCAAGCTCGGGCAACAAATTATGCAAATAATTGTGCAAATTCCACAGACAATATTaaacaaatatcaaataataaattgaaatagATAAAGGGATTCAATTATATGAAACATGTTGTTTAACTCAAAAATGTAGTCTTGTGCATGTGCTAAGTGGTCAATATCTCCTGGTCATGCGCTCTTCAAACTTTTTTCCTTCTTTGCATTAGAAACAGGAAGACGAGAACTGTAGCTAGATCACATCCAGAAAAAACACTCTGGAGTCTGGACAAATAAGAGGATATTTGATCTGTATATTCTGCATTAAGCTTCTCGTTTGTTTTCTATATTCAATTTTTGCATCTGACATCTATTGACATACAGGTAGAATCATTATTGGTTTATACGGTCATGTCATGCCAAAGACTGTGGGTAATATTTTCAGCCTGATTCAATTGCTTCATTTCGGGCATATTAGTTTTACTATTTTGCCAAATGTTAAGAGTTCCTCATGTACTGTTTCTGATTATACTTGCAATTCTCTTTGCAGAGAATTTTAGGGCCTTGTGTACAGGTATTTGAAGATTGTCGAAGTCAACCTTTTAACACTCTTGAATTGTAATGTTTTAATTTAGAGTCTGTTCTCTGTTGATATTTTTTTCTGGGATCAGGGGAGATGGGAAAAGCTGCAAATGGGATAGTTCTTCATTATAAAGGAACACCATTTCATCGTATTATACCTGGATTCATGATACAAGGTGGAGATGTTGTGTCTGGAGATGGTAGAGGAAATCAATCTATATATGGTGGCACCTTTCGTGATGAAAATTATAAGTTGAAGCATTCACACGCAGGTTTTCAGTTGTTGTACTGTTTTTTAATCTTGCTTGTCACAATGAACACAACCACTAGttgaattttaagtttttattcctTTCTTGCATGTTAACGCATCTTCTAAGccaagaaaaatgttttttttgtcACTTTCAGCGTGACCCACCCATAGACAGTCACTCACTTGCTCACTCATGTGGTGGTTTTTGCAGGCACTGTGTCCATGGTGAATTCAGGACCTGATTCTAATGGTTCGCAGTTTTTTATTACCACAGTCAAGGCATACTGGTGAGCTCTTGTGCTAAGGTCGATATAGAAACTCACATTTACACAAAGTTATAGCCCGAGGGAATGGTTGCCCATCTTTTTCTaatcatggcatatttaggatGTATATATTTGGCATCAATCATTGTAATATTGTTATGAGCCAAAGGGCTTACTTCTCATGGTTGTAGGGAAATTGAGATAGTATGTCCAAGGGGTGTGGCATCTTAAAAACTAGCACTTGGTTAAGATATGAAAAGGGATTTTGTTTTGGATGTCTAATAGTTCACAAAGTAGTCCCTCAGTATTTCTTTTCATGGCTATAAAAATTTCTCAGGTTGGATGGCGAGCATGTTGTTTTCGGCAAAGTCATTGAAGGCATGGATACTGTGTATGCCATCGAAGGAGGGGCAGGAACCTACAGTGGGAAGCCAAGGAAGAAGGTAATTATTACCGATTCTGGGGAAATACCCAAGAACAAGTGGGATGAGGATACCCGAACTTCAATGAAGAGACTATAAAAATAGTTGAAATTAACTTActtaatttgtttaaaaattttggaatgCTTCTTTGTGAATCGTGTTTGTTTGATTGTATTGATGAATCTACTACCTAGTCTTGGGAAGATCGTAATAAGTGAAATTTGTTTTGTACTTGCTGTAACTGATATATAGTTAACTTTCTAGGGACAAAACATTTTATTCTTGTAGAGAGgaaatttcaattaaattattaaatagcAGTTATAGTTTGGCTGTTTGTTACCGTAGGATTTCTTTGTTAAGCTGCAGATGATTGTAAAAGGAGGTGTCAGAAAATAGCAATTTTTTTTCTGGAATTCTGCATGAAACCTGAAGCCAAGTCCATTAATTTTATCCGAAATAAGCTGGGAATAATATGCACCAAGAATGGCGGATGTCACTTTGATCAGGTAAAAAAGCACGTCTCTTGCACATGGTTTAATCTAGCCATTTCCTTCGCATCCACCATCAGTTTTGAATCCGAGTTCAATTTTTCCAGAGCCGGCGCTAGCTTGGCTAAAAACtcaaaaaatgaattattatgCTTTGGCTCAGTTTTCCGAATTGGAACTCTACTCGTTGTATTCTAGATTAACACCAAGTTCGGTTGAGCCAAGGCTTGATTTATGACACGAGCTCATCTTGAGTTCGATTACTTCAAATGAGAATCAATTATTGCTTGAGACAACCGGAAATTTAATTCTTCCTCAATTTTCCTCTATCATTATACTTGTGCTGGTCTATCTGGCTCTTTTGAATGGATAGATGTGGATAACTATAGTCTACAGAGTACGTGAATTATCAAATCTTCTTGATTTCATCATCGCATCAGGCCTGCTTGCAACTCTATAGAAATATAACCATTAGTATAGGGATAATCCTCTTACATTCTTGGGGTCAAGTTTCGTTTTTCACTTTGCTTGTAACGTAAGACTTTTTGAGCAATTCGAAGACAGGATTAAAGGGGATTTAGGTGTATGATCCTCCATTGTAGTGCCACATTCCATCAAAGAGGCGCTTTCGTGCAATTCTTGGTTAACTTGGTtgtgtttcatattttttatgtaGGTAAAATGACAAGTTTATAGACGACAATAGATACAAGTCATATGGCTACTACTACCATGTTACAGTCCATAACCTTAGATTTTGTTGACCCTCATATTTTATGAGATTCCACACTTTGTCTCAAAGATTGAGTGAATAATTTGATTGCACAATATAGGAAAGAAAATATCCACTTTTTGATATATTCACTAAGAAaagaaaagttaaattacttTCATCTTACGAATAGACTCCACGAGAAAGTTCTCAAGGgaggaaaaataaaatgtttctaCCCCTTTCTATGTACTTGTCATGAGCCCATCGTTGCAGATCTAGTCATCGAGCCTTGGCCGTCGATCCACAATTTTTTTCCAAGTCGAGTCGAGCGAGAGATTTGTTATAATCCTCgagttttttattaaaaaaaacattttttcccTCCCATTTATGGCCTTGGTGGTCCTCAGGCTTATGTTCATTTTGGTCAAATTTGTAAAATTGCACTTTAGTGGTGGACCGATTAAGTCATGTAAGAATAATATATCAGTAGCACACTCTCTCGAGTCTCCAACACACTTCAACCATCAAGCTTAACGAAGAATATTTGATCCCTCATGGCGATGGCTTTCAAAATggtatgtatatatacatacacacactcATCGATGCAGCCAAACGCAAAATGGTCGGCGGAAATTTCGTCCACAAATTCTCTGAAACTCATACTTCAATCTGCGCTTTCTGTGTATACAGCCCCTTACACGTCGGTCATGTAGTTTTTTcagatataatatatatatgtatgtgtgtgtgtgtgtaggccACCACAGGGATGTGGGTGACAGAGGAATGCAAGAAATCATTCATGGCGATGAAGTGGAAGAAAGTCCACAGATACATCGTGTTCAAGATTGATGAGGCAGCTAAGGTGCTGACGGTGGACAAGGTCGGCGGACCCGCCGAAGGATACGAAGATCTCAAGGCGGCGCTACCGTCGACGACTGTCGGTACGCCGTCTTCGATTTCGATTTCGTCACCGTTGACAAGTGCCGGAAGAGCAAAATCTTCTTCATTGCTTGGTACACTCTATTTATTCATTGAATTAGTGCAACTTACATAATACTATCTTTTTTTGCGgatcatattttttttgcaaTGTTCTCAAACGCGGTAGAGGGTCGACCATCCACTGTCTAGGCGATGTTTATGTACTTTCTTTTTTAtctaaatatctaattattctCGTTAGTGTTACGtattttttcaataattcaTATATATCAGATTTAAACTCAGTGACATATTATTCATCTTTATCCgatactttaaaaaaatttaaattagacAATCACCTAACGGTTCTAAAAATCGAGACGATAAACCATCCAACATCGAGATAATCCTAATCAACTCTttttataacatttttttttcgcAAGTTGCTCTAACTTTTTTAAAAGTGGGAAAGGACAATCTGTCGTCCCTTCTTAGCAaacattatttgatttttattggtTAACTATTTAAGATAAGATTAGAATATGCCAaggaaatatatattataatttacttGACATGATTGGTTAATTATTGGAGTAGCATGTATAATTAACTAGtatttttttgatatatttgttaTAATTAGATCTAGAATCATTaacttaattttattaatatttggaTTAATTCAGATTGATTAGTTATTGTATCAGGGCTCCGACGGCTTCAAGAATTAGAGCCAAGATATTGTATGCAACCTCGAAAGATGGATTGAGAAGGGCATTAGAAGGCATACACTACGAAGTGCAAGCTACTGATCCAACCGAGATGGGATTCGATGTGATCGAGGATcgagttaaataatttatcaaaGCCATTATATCTCAAGTCTTGTTATCTAATtagtaattataatatatagttttaatttaaataatataacataattatatgaaaaatgttGATATATCCCTTTTAAAAGATGATGAGGagatacatgtttttaaattttgggaGGATGGGATTATAAAATAAAGTAGAATGTTcttcaatatataattaaataagaaatataaCAACGATAAACTTAATTGTTAGCTAGATAATTAACGAGCTTATTCATGGGTTTTTTATGGTGAAAAAAACTCTTATGATACTgtctcatgagtcaattttgtgagacagatatgtAACTCGACCAGACcatgaaaaacattttttatatcaaaagtatAATTTACACTGCAAGTATGAATCCAGtcgactcgtctcacaaatttAGACTCGTACgaccgtctcacatgaaacTTAATATTTACAAGCTTATTATAAGCTCGAGTTTGATAGTATACAAATACACTTGTGCATGTTATTTTGGAACCCTAAGTATAAACTTTTAAATGAATTTTGCTAGATTTTGTTTATAATCTTTGTCAATTTGGATGGAGGAGGTATTTCTCTCTGATATTAAAAACTTTTCTATGCGATAacattttgtgtttttattcttttctgaTAATGTTTTGTTAGATTTGGCCCTTTTCTACTTTTGAAGCTTTCTAATGACTTTGATACTTtccattttttaattaaaaaaaatataataaaacatcctcctccaaatatatacacacatattaTCGGTTTTTTAAAATCCCTAAAATATTCATATTCTTATAACAATACCCTCAAACACCGTATCTTTATCCAATATTATGTTGATTTGGGATCTTTATCTCTgggataaaaattaattttataaaatataaaaatttaaatttatttttaaaatttttccatatttaatttctatttttttaactaGATACTTGTATGTAATATATAAAGATCTCACATAAAAGACACTAATATATAATTGATCTTATAGACACTTATGTAAAGATCATTGAGGTGTCGTCGAGATGTTATGAAACTGTACATTTATTAGTTGAAAGCATCATCTCAGTTGTTCTCATATAGATGCTCATGGTGGACGTCggttgataaaaatattataaacatcATAAGATGTTCATATAAATATCTTTGTGATATCCGTCGAAAGGTcgttataatataaaaattatatatataaagacaCGCGATAGTTATTAATCATCCTATATTTGGCCTGAAATAGTTAGTTGTACCTTCCACTATCGAAATAATTCTATACCCCATTTTAATAAGAATGTATGGTCTAACgacctttttttttcctttatttctgtTGGAATTTCATTTATCGATATAAATTCATCTTCAATCATCGTTATCTTTAatcatgaaaagaaaaaataatctgGCTTTTGaaatgagattttattaaacagtaaataatacaatataaagtcttaaaatatgatatccccttttacaaaaaaacaaataaaaatagatCGAGATCAAATTGTAGcaaattttcattcatttctCCACATTTATATCATACATGAAAACAAAAACCAAAAGTTTATGTGAGACGATCGgtctcacatgtcaattttatgagacatatattCTATTTAGTTTAttcgtgaaaaaatattaatttttatttcaaatataaacaTGATTGATTCGTGTCACGAATAAAGATACAAGAAATCGTGTGAGAATtgctcaaaataaaatattagaaagaCTGAAAGACATGACGGAAATATTGAGCGAACCAAATAACAATAATTTGCAGCACACAAACTTAGCAACCAACATTTAAATAAGTTTTTTGAGACAACCAACATTGAACAAGTGataaaattaagaatatttattatttttatttatgcaaataattatttttatgttcctcccaaaaaaatttattgtgctATCCAGCAAAACAAAAGTTCAACGACAAGAAAGTAGCCtttaataacatttaaaatgacaattcaaatgaaattttatgtttgaaagagacatataataatgatatttggtagagtcaatgaaatatttaaagagggttttgttttattaaataagaaagaaaaaaaatctatatatttatacataaaaactcttatgagatggtctcacggatcaatttcgtgggttgaatatcttatttaggttatccgtgaaaaatattactttttaagctaatattattactttttattgagaatatcggtaggattgacccgtctcacaaataaaaattcgtgagaNTTGATTTGgactaatttaataataaatccAACCCAATAAAAGGACCGGCTAAAACGTTTATTAGCCCGCTTTTTTATCTTAACATAAAATCGGCCCAACCCATAAATACTTCATTTAGATAGTAAATTATAAGTTAAgctttaaacaaaaaatttgtcCGATTTACGCAGTTTTTGATTTAACTagtcaagaaaatttttatgcacgtgAAGAAAATTAGGTTGATTCTATGCTACATCTGAAGATATACTCTCGGTTTTGTTTTGTATAAGATGATTCTCACCCCATGTAGTTTAGTTAGTTGATCGGCCAAtctttttattcaaacacaCCAAGAGTTTACTGAGAACTTTCGATATATTATATACTCACGTAAGTCAATACAATTATNAGCTTTAACTACTAATGCCTCATATTTTTCAGtggatatataattttgtaaC comes from Primulina huaijiensis isolate GDHJ02 chromosome 17, ASM1229523v2, whole genome shotgun sequence and encodes:
- the LOC140962546 gene encoding peptidyl-prolyl cis-trans isomerase CYP21-1-like encodes the protein MSRDISVLFQPRCLLIFVAAFVLICFVSSFSRVEEDKVEEIYETTHRVFLDVDIDKQRIGRIIIGLYGHVMPKTVENFRALCTGEMGKAANGIVLHYKGTPFHRIIPGFMIQGGDVVSGDGRGNQSIYGGTFRDENYKLKHSHAGTVSMVNSGPDSNGSQFFITTVKAYWLDGEHVVFGKVIEGMDTVYAIEGGAGTYSGKPRKKVIITDSGEIPKNKWDEDTRTSMKRL
- the LOC140962549 gene encoding LOW QUALITY PROTEIN: actin-depolymerizing factor 5-like (The sequence of the model RefSeq protein was modified relative to this genomic sequence to represent the inferred CDS: inserted 1 base in 1 codon); amino-acid sequence: MAMAFKMATTGMWVTEECKKSFMAMKWKKVHRYIVFKIDEAAKVLTVDKVGGPAEGYEDLKAALPXDDCRYAVFDFDFVTVDKCRKSKIFFIAWAPTASRIRAKILYATSKDGLRRALEGIHYEVQATDPTEMGFDVIEDRVK